Proteins from a single region of Chryseobacterium scophthalmum:
- a CDS encoding threonine aldolase family protein, producing the protein MKFSFKNDYSEGCHPQILESLLRNNFDQQAGYGEDDYSKKAKDLIKAKIENQDAEVYFVSGGTQANLIVISSILRPYQCVISASTGHILNNETGAIEATGHKILSIEKEDGKLFPEDIIPVLESHQNVPHQVMPKLVYISNSTELGTIYTKRELENLSKFCKENNLYLFMDGARLGHALTSETNDLELKDIAELTDVFYLGGTKNGALLGEVIIITEKDLRPDFAFNIKQKGALLAKGRLLGIQFLELMKDDLYFDLARNSNQQAMKIKKALSERGVQFLSDTSTNQIFPILNNKIIEVLSEKFEFYIWKKIDENLSAIRLITSWNTQNEPVEEFIKTFNSEL; encoded by the coding sequence ATGAAATTTTCTTTTAAAAACGATTATTCCGAAGGGTGTCATCCTCAGATTTTAGAATCACTTCTTCGAAATAATTTCGATCAGCAAGCAGGGTATGGTGAAGATGATTATTCTAAAAAAGCTAAAGATTTAATTAAAGCTAAAATTGAAAATCAGGACGCTGAAGTTTACTTTGTTTCCGGAGGAACTCAGGCAAATCTTATTGTAATTTCTTCAATTTTAAGACCTTATCAATGTGTGATTTCTGCTTCAACCGGACATATTTTAAATAATGAAACAGGGGCAATTGAAGCAACGGGACACAAAATTTTAAGTATAGAAAAAGAAGACGGAAAACTTTTCCCGGAAGATATTATTCCTGTTTTGGAAAGTCATCAGAATGTTCCGCATCAGGTAATGCCGAAGTTGGTTTATATTTCAAATTCTACTGAACTTGGGACAATTTATACAAAAAGAGAACTCGAAAACCTTTCTAAGTTTTGTAAGGAAAACAACTTGTATCTTTTTATGGATGGAGCTCGATTGGGCCACGCTTTAACTTCAGAAACGAACGATTTAGAACTAAAAGATATTGCTGAATTAACGGATGTTTTCTATCTGGGAGGTACCAAAAATGGCGCTTTATTAGGGGAAGTAATAATAATTACTGAAAAAGATTTGCGTCCGGATTTCGCCTTTAATATCAAGCAAAAAGGAGCGTTGTTGGCAAAAGGAAGACTTTTGGGAATTCAGTTTTTGGAGCTGATGAAAGACGATTTGTATTTTGATTTAGCCAGAAATTCAAACCAACAGGCGATGAAGATTAAAAAAGCATTGTCTGAAAGGGGAGTGCAGTTCCTTTCTGATACTTCTACCAACCAGATTTTTCCGATTTTGAACAATAAAATCATTGAAGTTTTATCTGAAAAATTTGAATTTTATATCTGGAAAAAAATAGATGAAAATTTATCAGCAATTCGTTTAATAACTTCTTGGAATACTCAGAATGAACCCGTTGAAGAATTTATTAAAACTTTTAATAGTGAATTATAA
- a CDS encoding DMT family transporter yields the protein MKNYIFLAFAILFESVATSFLKASEGFTKPLQTIIFVVAMSASFYLLTHAIKVIPIGIAYAIWSAVGIVLISLVGYFVYKQTLDLPAILGIALIIIGVVIINIFSKSASH from the coding sequence ATGAAAAACTATATATTTTTAGCATTTGCAATACTTTTCGAATCTGTTGCAACATCTTTTTTAAAAGCATCTGAAGGATTTACAAAACCTTTACAGACGATAATTTTTGTCGTGGCAATGTCAGCTTCATTTTATTTATTGACTCATGCGATCAAAGTTATTCCAATCGGAATTGCTTATGCAATTTGGTCAGCAGTCGGAATTGTTTTAATTTCTTTAGTAGGATATTTTGTTTATAAGCAAACTCTTGATCTTCCTGCAATTTTGGGAATAGCCTTAATTATTATCGGAGTAGTGATTATCAATATATTTTCAAAATCGGCGTCTCATTAA
- a CDS encoding histidine kinase: MKKLLIVFVLIISQLSLAQTAKEIIDKNIELSGGLTNWKLLNSVLLQGKVILGIKDEYPIKIYQQRPNLTKTVITIGNKETAIEGYDGSKGYAMNYATNKIQEYKEYVPESFDNDFIDWENKGFEAKYLGKEKVGEIYCHKVELTKNVNKNYYYFDTKSFMLLKEIKKDETLTYSDYKKVGNLMMPFRLESSSAKKDGDYVMLLNKVEINKVFPANSFKF; encoded by the coding sequence ATGAAGAAATTACTCATCGTTTTCGTCCTGATTATTTCGCAATTATCTTTAGCTCAGACTGCTAAAGAAATTATAGATAAAAACATAGAATTATCGGGAGGGTTAACCAATTGGAAACTTTTAAATTCAGTATTACTTCAGGGAAAAGTAATTTTAGGAATTAAAGACGAATATCCTATCAAAATATATCAGCAAAGACCTAATTTAACCAAAACGGTTATTACAATCGGGAATAAAGAAACTGCAATTGAAGGTTATGATGGCTCTAAAGGCTATGCAATGAACTATGCAACCAATAAAATTCAGGAGTATAAAGAATATGTTCCAGAAAGTTTTGATAATGATTTTATCGATTGGGAAAACAAAGGTTTTGAAGCAAAATATTTAGGAAAGGAAAAAGTAGGAGAGATCTATTGTCACAAAGTAGAACTGACGAAAAATGTGAACAAAAATTACTATTATTTCGATACAAAATCGTTCATGCTTTTAAAAGAAATAAAAAAAGATGAAACTTTAACGTATTCAGATTACAAAAAGGTAGGGAATTTGATGATGCCATTCAGATTAGAATCATCGAGCGCCAAAAAAGATGGCGATTATGTGATGCTTCTCAACAAAGTGGAAATCAACAAAGTATTTCCTGCAAACAGTTTTAAATTTTAA
- a CDS encoding Lrp/AsnC family transcriptional regulator encodes MKSLDQFDTAILKILQKDNLTPQRDIGEKIGLSAAAVQRRIKRMRESGIIKADVSVIDINKIHHCVTLVVEVFMESEKIELLDQAKAIFTATPEVQQCYFVTGDSDFILIIVVPSMKDYEVLTRKIFYSNKNINHFRTMVTMDTLKSNLELPYQILQQLE; translated from the coding sequence TTGAAATCACTCGATCAATTTGACACGGCAATTTTAAAAATTCTTCAGAAGGATAATCTAACTCCCCAAAGAGATATTGGCGAAAAAATTGGGCTTTCTGCTGCAGCTGTTCAACGTAGAATTAAGAGAATGCGTGAATCTGGAATTATAAAAGCCGATGTTTCTGTGATTGATATCAACAAGATTCATCATTGTGTCACCTTGGTTGTAGAAGTTTTTATGGAAAGCGAGAAAATTGAATTGCTTGATCAAGCCAAAGCTATTTTTACAGCAACTCCGGAAGTACAGCAATGCTATTTTGTAACCGGAGATTCAGATTTTATTTTAATCATTGTAGTTCCTTCTATGAAGGATTATGAAGTTTTAACGAGAAAGATTTTCTATAGCAATAAAAACATCAACCACTTTCGAACCATGGTCACCATGGATACTTTGAAATCTAATCTTGAATTACCGTATCAAATATTACAGCAATTAGAATAG
- a CDS encoding MutS-related protein, with amino-acid sequence MENISEIILHFNFTQTRKSKQYLASFFSQKNFNKNQTLYTQQKLKMFLENFQLINEYKCSENIISSIQKFLGEVNSDNYNLLTKITYREFFNQINNNITLFIEFFYRFEVVLKSFQKSNLCKDYSDEIEKNIQFIDSLSVNEYHHKILDFKQRKNILIKIEAEVKNGNFVSFWNFFYMFDVYASIAKGIKQHNLKFPQFNSDANFMIENFYHLDLKDAVKNTIEVKEKNTIIFTGANMSAKSTAMKSISIIVLLAHLGVAVPAENCNIPFYESIFLHFSVNDNLKEGYSHFMQEIVNLKNVLQELKTKNCFVVFDEIFNGTNINDAAKITVDTIDGLSKYKNSMFVFSTHLNLIENYLVNNKNIMLLNLESFLTDNELTFTYKLKEGWSKLEIGKILFDKYGLNDLLKQH; translated from the coding sequence ATGGAGAATATTTCTGAAATAATATTGCATTTTAATTTTACCCAAACCAGAAAATCTAAACAGTATTTAGCATCATTTTTCAGTCAAAAAAATTTTAATAAAAACCAAACTTTATACACGCAGCAAAAGCTAAAGATGTTTTTAGAAAACTTCCAGCTTATTAACGAATACAAGTGTAGTGAAAATATTATTTCTTCTATTCAAAAGTTCTTAGGAGAAGTAAATTCCGACAATTATAATCTGCTGACAAAAATTACGTACAGAGAGTTTTTCAACCAAATCAATAATAATATTACTTTATTTATTGAGTTTTTTTATCGTTTTGAGGTTGTGTTAAAAAGCTTTCAGAAATCCAATCTTTGTAAAGATTATTCTGATGAAATTGAAAAAAACATTCAATTTATCGATTCTTTATCTGTAAATGAATATCACCATAAAATTTTAGATTTCAAACAAAGAAAAAATATCTTAATCAAAATAGAAGCTGAAGTTAAAAACGGAAACTTTGTATCATTCTGGAATTTCTTCTACATGTTTGATGTTTATGCAAGCATTGCAAAAGGAATAAAACAACACAATTTAAAATTTCCTCAATTTAATTCTGATGCTAATTTTATGATTGAGAATTTTTATCATTTAGACTTAAAAGATGCGGTTAAAAATACTATTGAAGTAAAGGAGAAGAATACAATTATCTTTACAGGAGCCAATATGTCTGCTAAATCAACCGCCATGAAGTCAATCAGCATCATTGTTTTGTTGGCTCATTTAGGAGTTGCAGTTCCGGCTGAAAATTGTAATATTCCGTTTTATGAAAGCATATTTTTGCATTTTTCTGTAAATGATAATCTGAAAGAAGGATACAGCCACTTTATGCAGGAAATTGTAAATCTTAAAAATGTACTCCAAGAACTAAAGACCAAAAACTGCTTTGTTGTTTTTGATGAAATATTTAATGGAACCAATATAAATGATGCCGCAAAAATAACAGTTGACACGATAGATGGCTTATCTAAATATAAAAACTCGATGTTTGTTTTTTCAACTCATTTAAATTTGATAGAAAATTATTTAGTGAACAATAAAAATATTATGTTGCTAAATCTGGAATCTTTTCTTACAGATAATGAATTAACATTTACGTACAAGCTAAAAGAAGGCTGGTCTAAACTCGAAATCGGAAAAATACTTTTTGATAAATATGGCTTAAATGATTTATTAAAACAACATTAA
- a CDS encoding metal-dependent transcriptional regulator codes for MKTTLTEENYLKALFHVVDHEGKVTINELSKFLNVKMPSVNNMMKKFADKNWVIYETYKPLRVTEKGRREAALVVRKHRLTEMFLVKKMNFGWENVHEIAEQLEHVHSQVFFDKMDEILDYPKFDPHGEPIPDKDGNIIAQDLLQLSNCKIGETVIFTSVTLSDDAFLNYLTERKLLLNTKIKILKIEDFDKSITIEILGKTEVLSKKATEKILVKH; via the coding sequence TTGAAAACAACATTAACAGAAGAAAATTATCTGAAAGCTTTGTTTCATGTAGTTGACCATGAAGGAAAAGTGACGATTAACGAACTGAGCAAATTTCTTAACGTAAAAATGCCCAGCGTTAATAATATGATGAAGAAATTTGCCGACAAAAATTGGGTAATCTACGAAACCTACAAACCGCTAAGAGTTACCGAAAAAGGCAGACGTGAAGCCGCTTTAGTCGTAAGAAAGCACCGTCTTACCGAAATGTTTCTGGTTAAAAAAATGAATTTTGGATGGGAAAATGTACACGAGATTGCAGAACAATTGGAGCATGTACATTCACAGGTTTTCTTTGATAAAATGGATGAAATTTTAGATTATCCGAAATTCGATCCTCATGGTGAACCCATTCCCGATAAAGACGGAAATATCATCGCTCAGGATTTACTGCAGTTAAGCAACTGTAAAATTGGTGAAACCGTTATTTTCACCTCTGTTACTCTGTCTGATGATGCCTTTCTGAATTATCTTACCGAAAGAAAACTTCTACTAAATACTAAAATCAAGATTCTTAAAATTGAAGATTTTGACAAATCAATTACTATAGAAATTTTAGGGAAAACAGAAGTTCTCAGTAAGAAGGCAACCGAAAAGATTCTGGTGAAACATTAG
- a CDS encoding glutathione peroxidase, which yields MKKFFIVLISFIAFSNSCAQKKSEVSKVKTKQAMSQTIYDYKVDALEEGKTINFADFKGKKILVVNTASECGFTPQYADLEKLSKEYGDKLVVVGFPANNFGGQEPGTNVEIGAFCQKNYGVTFPLAAKVSVKGEDTAPIFKFLTEKQLNGVKDTEVKWNFTKFLIDENGKLIDSFVSKVKPTDVEITKYLK from the coding sequence ATGAAAAAGTTTTTTATAGTGCTTATTTCTTTTATAGCATTTTCTAATAGTTGCGCTCAGAAAAAAAGCGAAGTTTCTAAAGTAAAAACCAAACAGGCTATGTCACAAACAATATACGATTACAAAGTAGATGCTCTTGAAGAAGGCAAAACAATCAATTTTGCAGATTTTAAAGGAAAGAAAATTCTTGTTGTAAATACTGCTTCAGAATGCGGATTTACACCTCAATATGCAGATTTGGAAAAGCTTTCTAAAGAATACGGCGATAAATTGGTTGTGGTTGGTTTCCCAGCAAATAATTTTGGTGGACAAGAACCAGGAACGAATGTCGAAATTGGTGCTTTTTGCCAGAAAAATTATGGAGTTACTTTTCCTTTAGCGGCTAAAGTTTCTGTGAAAGGAGAGGATACAGCTCCAATTTTTAAATTCCTTACTGAAAAACAATTGAACGGCGTAAAAGACACCGAAGTGAAATGGAACTTTACTAAGTTTTTAATTGACGAAAACGGTAAGCTAATCGATAGTTTTGTAAGCAAAGTAAAACCTACGGATGTAGAAATTACTAAATATTTGAAATAA
- a CDS encoding DMT family transporter — protein MNVFKGFLLAVLAALLWGVSGTFGQFLFQQRGINIEWLITVRMLISGICLLLFAKFFEKSDLLSIWKNKKDAIQLTVFSITGMLAVQYTYFAAIKHSNAATATVLQYAGPVVIAVYLAFKNKKIPLMIEFLAIILAVVGTFLLVTHGNINSLNISGTALFFGLASAIALAIYTLQPVKLLSKYKSSVVIGWGMMCGGFVFSFVKSPFSVEGIWDFQTYWYTAFIVIFGTLIAFYAYLTAVQIIGGQKTSLLASMEPLSATVLAVLWLNVSFSTIDWVGSLLIISTVFLLSKKNEKIT, from the coding sequence ATGAATGTTTTTAAAGGCTTTCTGTTGGCTGTACTTGCGGCATTACTTTGGGGAGTTTCCGGTACTTTCGGGCAATTTCTTTTTCAGCAAAGAGGAATCAATATTGAATGGCTGATTACTGTAAGAATGTTGATCTCCGGAATATGTTTACTTTTATTTGCGAAATTTTTCGAAAAATCTGATCTTCTTTCTATATGGAAAAACAAAAAAGATGCTATTCAGCTTACTGTTTTCAGCATTACAGGAATGTTGGCGGTACAGTACACGTATTTTGCGGCAATCAAACATTCGAATGCAGCGACAGCGACGGTTTTACAATATGCAGGTCCTGTTGTAATTGCTGTTTATTTAGCTTTTAAAAACAAAAAAATTCCGTTGATGATTGAGTTTTTAGCTATTATTTTAGCTGTTGTCGGAACCTTTTTATTGGTAACTCACGGGAATATAAACAGTTTAAATATCTCAGGAACGGCTCTGTTTTTTGGGTTAGCTTCGGCGATTGCTTTGGCAATTTATACTTTACAACCTGTAAAATTACTTTCAAAATATAAATCTTCTGTGGTCATCGGATGGGGGATGATGTGTGGTGGTTTTGTCTTCAGCTTTGTGAAATCTCCTTTTAGCGTTGAAGGAATCTGGGATTTTCAGACCTATTGGTACACCGCATTTATCGTAATTTTCGGAACTTTAATCGCATTTTACGCCTATCTTACTGCGGTGCAAATTATTGGCGGACAAAAAACAAGTCTTTTAGCTTCAATGGAGCCTCTTTCAGCAACGGTTTTGGCGGTACTTTGGCTGAATGTTTCTTTTTCTACAATCGATTGGGTAGGGAGTCTGCTTATTATTTCGACCGTATTTTTATTAAGTAAAAAAAACGAAAAAATTACGTGA